The Manihot esculenta cultivar AM560-2 chromosome 11, M.esculenta_v8, whole genome shotgun sequence genome includes a region encoding these proteins:
- the LOC110626278 gene encoding uncharacterized protein LOC110626278 — MHLTNLHHKLHRKSSPINWFPRKKVDSCLKRKIKMLQDNICHEFNSGEKKLQQGKQHIAIEARKTALVEAPYFLRPGSRAKKQKTLVLKAEKNATEAFEAATAMDCPRKPSQIETSTINEEDLPLIL; from the exons ATGCACTTAACAAATTTACACCACAAATTGCATCGTAAGAGTTCTCCTATCAACTGGTTTCCACGCAAAAAGGTGGACTCCTGCTTGAAGAGGAAAATCAAAATGCTGCAG GACAATATATGTCATGAATTTAACTCTGGAGAGAAAAAATTGCAGCAAGGGAAGCAGCATATAGCAATAGAGGCTCGAAAGACTGCATTGGTGGAAGCACCATACTTCTTGCGGCCAG GATCCAGAGCAAAGAAGCAGAAGACCCTTGTGCTAAAGGCAGAGAAAAATGCAACTGAAGCTTTTGAAGCAGCTACAGCCATGGATTGCCCCCGGAAGCCTAGTCAAATTGAAACATCTACAATTAATGAGGAAGATCTACCACTCATACTGTGA